A single region of the Micropterus dolomieu isolate WLL.071019.BEF.003 ecotype Adirondacks linkage group LG18, ASM2129224v1, whole genome shotgun sequence genome encodes:
- the LOC123986948 gene encoding myosin heavy chain, fast skeletal muscle-like, with translation MSTDAEMECFGPAAIYLRKSERERIEAQNTPFDAKTAYFVVEPTQMYVKGKLVKKEGGKATVEIKGGKTLTVKEDDIFPMNPPKYDKIEDMAMMTHLSEPSVLYNLKERYAAWMIYTYSGLFCVTVNPYKWLPVYDSAVVTGYRGKKRIEAPPHIFSISDNAYQFMLQDRENQSILITGESGAGKTVNTKRVIQYFATIAVSGGKKSEQVSSKMQGSLEDQIIAANPLLEAYGNAKTVRNDNSSRFGKFIRIHFGSTGKLASADIETYLLEKSRVTFQLSAERSYHIFYQLATGHKPELIDGLLITTNPYDFPMISHGEITVKSIDDVEEFIATDTAIDILGFTAEEKMSIYKLTGAVMHHGNMKFKQKQREEQAEPDGTEEADKIAYLMGLNSADMLKAVCYPRVKVGNEMVVKGQTVPQVHNSVMALSKSVYEKMFLWMVVRINEMLDTKQPRNFFIGVLDIAGFEIFDYNSLEQLCINFTNEKLQQFFNHHMFVLEQEEYKKEGIEWEFIDFGMDLAACIELIEKPMGIFSILEEECMFPKATDITFKNKLYDQHLGKSAPFQKPKPAKGKAEAHFALVHYAGTVDYNVVGWLDKNKDPLNDSVVQLYQKSSVKLLAHLYASHASTEDGKGGKKAGKKKGGSFQTVSALFRENLGKLMTNLRSTHPHFVRCLIPNESKTPGLMENFLVIHQLRCNGVLEGIRICRKGFPSRILYGDFKQRYKVLNASVIPEGQFIDNKKASEKLLESISVDKSQYRFGHTKVFFKAGLLGMLEEMRDEKLVELVTMTQALCRGYLMRREFVKMMQRRESIYSIQYNIRSFMNVKTWPWMKLYFKIKPLLKSAETEKEMAQMKEDFAKTKEELAKALAKKKELEEKMVSLLQEKNDLQLQIQSEGENLSDAEERCEGLIKAKIQLEAKLKETAERLEDEEEVNGELTAKKRKLEDECSELKKDIDDLELTLAKVEKEKHATENKVKNLVEEMTSQDETIVKLTKEKKALQEAHQQTLDDLQAEEDKVNTLTKAKIKLEQQVDDIEGSLEQERKIRMDLERSKRKLEGDLKLAHESIMDLENDKQQSDEKIKKRDFEMSQLFSKIEDEQALGLQLQKKIKELQARIEELEEEIEAERAARAKVEKQRSDLSRELEEISERLEEAGGATSVQIEMNKKREAEFQKLRRDLEESTLQHEATAAALRKKQADSVAELGEQIDNLQRVKQKLEKEKMEYKMEIDDLTSNMEAIAKSKGSLEKMCRSLEDQLSELKTKNEEHVRQLNEINVQRSRLVTENGEFGRQLEEKESLVSQLTRGKQAFIHQIEELKRHLEEEVKAKNALAHAVQSARHDCDLLREQYEEEQEAKSELQRALSKANSEVAQWRAKYETDAIQRTEELEEAKKKLAQRLQDAEESIEAVNAKCASLEKTKQRLLGEVEDMMIDVERANALAANLDKKQRNFDKVLAEWKQKHEESQAELEGSLKEARSLSTEMFKLKNSYEEALDQLETLKRENKNLQQEVTDLTEHIGESVKTIHELEKCKKTVENEKAEIQTALEEAEATLEHEESKILRVQLELTQVKNEIDRKIAEKDEEIDQIKRNSQRVIETMQSTLDAEIRSRNDALRVKKKMEGDLNEMEVQLSHANRQAAEAQKQLRNVQGQLKDAQLHLDEAIRGQEDMREQVAIVERRNNLILAEIEELRVALEQTERGRKVAEQELVDASERVGLLHSQNTSLINTKKKLEADLVQIQGEVEDSVQEARNAEEKAKKAITDAAMMAEELKKEQDTSSHLERMKKNLEVTVKDLQHRLDEAENLAMKGGKKQLQKLEARIRELESEVEAEQRRGAEAVKGVRKYERRVKELTYQTEEDKKNIARLQDLVDKLQLKVKSYKRQSEEAEEQANTHLSRYRKVQHEMEEAHERADIAESQVNKLRAKSREIGRGKDAKE, from the exons ATGAGTACAGACGCAGAAATGGAGTGTTTTGGCCCAGCGGCCATTTACCTCAGGAAATCTGAAAGGGAGAGAATAGAGGCTCAAAACACTCCCTTTGATGCCAAAACAGCTTATTTTGTGGTGGAGCCCACTCAGATGTATGTGAAGGGAAAACTAGTGAAGAAGGAGGGTGGCAAAGCCACAGTTGAAATTAAGGGAGGGAAG ACCCTCACTGTAAAAGAAGACGACATCTTCCCAATGAACCCTCCAAAGTACGATAAGATTGAGGACATGGCCATGATGACCCACCTCAGTGAACCTTCTGTGCTGTATAACCTCAAAGAGCGCTATGCAGCATGGATGATCTAC ACCTACTCAGGGCTGTTCTGTGTCACTGTGAACCCCTACAAGTGGCTCCCAGTGTATGACTCCGCAGTTGTCACAGGATATAGAGGCAAAAAGAGGATTGAGGCTCCACCCCACATCTTCTCCATCTCTGACAATGCCTATCAGTTCATGCTCCAAG ATCGTGAGAATCAGTCAATCCTGATTAC TGGAGAATCTGGTGCAGGAAAGACTGTCAACACCAAACGTGTCATCCAGTACTTTGCGACAATCGCAGTGTCTGGAGGAAAGAAATCAGAACAGGTTTCTAGCAAGATGCAG GGGTCGCTGGAAGATCAAATCATTGCAGCCAATCCCCTGCTGGAGGCTTACGGCAATGCCAAAACTGTGAGGAATGACAACTCATCTCGCTTT GGTAAATTCATCAGAATCCATTTTGGATCAACGGGAAAGTTGGCTTCAGCTGATATTGAAACAT ATCTGCTGGAGAAGTCTCGAGTGACGTTCCAGCTGTCTGCTGAGAGGAGCTACCACATCTTCTATCAGCTCGCAACAGGCCACAAACCTGAGCTGATAG ATGGCCTCCTCATCACCACCAACCCATATGACTTTCCCATGATTAGTCACGGTGAAATCACTGTCAAGAGTATCGATGACGTTGAAGAATTCATTGCCACCGAT ACTGCCATTGACATCCTCGGATTCACTGCAGAAGAAAAGATGAGCATTTACAAGCTGACTGGAGCTGTGATGCATCATGGAAACATGAAGTTCAAGCAGAAACAACGGGAAGAGCAGGCTGAGCCGGATGGCACTGAGG AGGCTGATAAAATCGCCTACCTAATGGGCCTGAACTCTGCTGATATGCTCAAGGCAGTATGTTACCCAAGAGTCAAGGTTGGCAACGAAATGGTGGTCAAAGGTCAAACTGTGCCACAG GTGCATAATTCCGTCATGGCTCTCTCCAAGTctgtctatgagaaaatgttcttGTGGATGGTCGTCAGAATCAATGAGATGCTGGATACCAAGCAGCCCAGAAACTTTTTCATCGGTGTCTTAGACATTGCAGGGTTTGAAATCTTTGAT TACAACAGCTTGGAGCAGCTGTGCATCAACTTCACCAATGAAAAACTGCAACAGTTTTTCAACCACCACATGTTTGTCCTGGAGCAAGAAGAGTACAAGAAAGAGGGAATTGAATGGGAGTTCATTGACTTTGGCATGGACTTGGCTGCCTGTATTGAGCTTATAGAGAAG CCAATGGGCATCTTCTCCATCCTTGAAGAGGAGTGCATGTTCCCCAAGGCTACAGACATCACCTTCAAGAACAAACTGTATGACCAGCATCTTGGTAAAAGTGCCCCCTTCCAGAAACCCAAACCTGCCAAAGGCAAAGCTGAGGCCCATTTTGCCCTGGTGCACTATGCTGGCACTGTTGATTACAATGTCGTTGGCTGGCTGGATAAGAACAAAGACCCCCTGAATGACTCAGTGGTTCAGCTCTACCAGAAGTCTTCAGTCAAACTGTTGGCTCACCTCTATGCATCACATGCCTCAACAGAAG ATGGCAAAGGTGGAAAGAAGGCTGGCAAGAAGAAGGGTGGCTCCTTCCAGACAGTATCGGCTCTCTTCAGG GAAAACCTGGGCAAGCTGATGACCAACCTGAGGAGCACTCACCCACACTTTGTGCGCTGTCTGATTCCCAATGAATCGAAAACACCAG GTCTCATGGAGAACTTCCTGGTCATCCACCAGCTGAGGTGTAACGGTGTGCTGGAAGGTATCAGAATCTGCAGGAAAGGTTTCCCCAGCAGAATCCTTTATGGTGACTTCAAGCAGAG atACAAAGTATTGAATGCTAGTGTCATCCCTGAGGGACAGTTTATTGACAACAAGAAGGCCTCAGAGAAACTACTGGAATCAATAAGCGTGGACAAATCACAGTACAGATTTGGCCATACAAAG GTATTCTTCAAGGCTGGCCTTCTGGGTATGCTTGAGGAGATGAGGGATGAGAAACTGGTTGAGCTGGTCACAATGACTCAGGCTCTCTGCAGAGGTTACCTGATGAGACGAGAATTTgtcaaaatgatgcagagaag GGAGTCAATATATTCTATTCAGTACAACATTCGCTCATTCATGAATGTTAAAACCTGGCCATGGATGAAGCTGTACTTCAAGATTAAGCCTCTTCTGAAGAGTGCAGAGACTGAAAAAGAAATGGCCCAAATGAAAGAGGACTTTGCAAAGACCAAAGAGGAGCTAGCAAAGGCTCTGGCCAAGAAGAAAGAACTGGAGGAGAAGATGGTTTCTCTGCTCCAGGAGAAGAATGACTTGCAGCTACAAATTCAGTCT GAAGGTGAAAACCTCAGTGATGCAGAGGAAAGGTGTGAGGGGCTCATTAAAGCAAAAATCCAGCTTGAGGCCAAACTCAAAGAGACGGCTGAGAGActggaggatgaggaagaggtcAATGGTGAGCTGACCGCAAAGAAGAGGAAGCTGGAGGACGAGTGCTCTGAGTTGAAGAAAGACATTGATGACTTGGAGCTAACCCTGGCCAAAGTGGAAAAGGAGAAACATGCCACTGAGAACAAG GTTAAAAACCTGGTTGAGGAAATGACATCTCAAGATGAGACCATTGTCAAGCTGACCAAAGAGAAGAAAGCCCTCCAAGAGGCCCATCAGCAGACCCTTGATGATCTGCAGGCAGAGGAAGACAAAGTCAACACTCTGACGAAAGCCAAGATCAAGCTGGAGCAGCAAGTGGACGAT ATTGAAGGCTCCTTGGAGCAAGAGAGGAAGATTCGTATGGACCTTGAGAGATCAAAAAGAAAGCTTGAAGGAGACCTGAAACTGGCCCATGAATCCATCATGGATTTAGAGAATGACAAGCAGCAGTCTGATGAGAAAATAAAGAA GAGGGACTTTGAGATGAGCCAGCTTTTCAGCAAGATAGAAGATGAACAGGCACTTGGTCTTCAACTTCAGAAGAAGATCAAGGAACTGCAG GCCCGTATTGAGGAACTGGAGGAAGAGATTGAGGCTGAGCGTGCTGCTCGGGCCAAGGTGGAGAAGCAGAGGTCCGATCTCTCCAGGGAACTTGAGGAGATCAGCGAGAGGCTTGAAGAAGCTGGTGGAGCAACATCTGTTCAGATTGAGATGAACAAGAAGCGCGAGGCTGAGTTTCAGAAGCTGCGTCGGGATCTGGAAGAGTCCACCCTGCAGCACGAGGCCACCGCTGCAGCTCTCCGCAAGAAGCAGGCTGACAGCGTGGCAGAGCTGGGAGAACAGATTGATAACCTCCAGAGAGTCAAACAGAAactggagaaagagaaaatggaaTATAAGATGGAGATCGATGACCTCACAAGCAATATGGAGGCTATTGCTAAATCAAAA GGAAGCCTGGAGAAAATGTGCCGTTCTCTTGAGGATCAGCTAAGTGAATTAAAGACCAAGAATGAAGAACATGTGCGTcagttaaatgaaataaatgttcaaaGATCAAGACTGGTGACTGAAAATG GGGAATTTGGGCGTCAGTTGGAGGAAAAGGAATCCCTTGTTTCACAGCTTACAAGGGGAAAGCAGGCTTTTATTCACCAAATTGAGGAGCTCAAGAGGCACCTTGAGGAAGAAGTTAAG GCCAAGAACGCCCTGGCTCATGCTGTTCAATCAGCTCGTCATGACTGTGACCTGCTCAGAGAGCAGtatgaggaggagcaggaggccaAGTCTGAGCTGCAGCGGGCCCTGTCCAAGGCCAACAGCGAGGTGGCTCAGTGGAGAGCCAAATATGAGACTGATGCCATTCAGCGCActgaggagctggaggaagCCAA GAAAAAACTTGCCCAGCGTCTTCAGGATGCAGAGGAATCCATCGAGGCTGTGAATGCAAAATGTGCCTCTctggaaaagacaaaacagagactCCTGGGTGAAGTGGAAGACATGATGATCGATGTTGAAAGAGCTAATGCTCTTGCTGCTAACCTCGACAAGAAGCAAAGGAACTTTGATAAG GTTCTTGCAGAGTGGAAGCAGAAGCATGAGGAAAGccaggcagagctggagggATCTCTAAAAGAAGCTCGTTCTCTCAGCACTGAGATGTTCAAGCTGAAAAATTCATATGAGGAAGCTCTGGACCAGCTGGAGACCCTGAAGAGGGAGAACAAGAACCTGCAAC agGAAGTCACTGATTTGACTGAACATATTGGTGAATCAGTAAAGACAATTCACGAACTGGAAAAGTGTAAGAAGACGGTAGAGAATGAGAAAGCAGAAATCCAGACTGCCCTAGAGGAGGCGGAG gCTACACTGGAGCATGAGGAATCAAAGATCCTCCGTGTCCAGCTGGAGCTGACCCAGGTCAAAAATGAAATTGACAGAAAGATTGCAGAGAAGGATGAGGAGATTGACCAGATCAAGAGGAACAGCCAGAGAGTGATTGAGACCATGCAGAGCACTTTGGATGCTGAGATCAGGAGTAGGAACGATGCCCTGAGAGTCAAGaagaagatggagggagacCTCAATGAGATGGAGGTTCAGCTGAGCCATGCCAACCGCCAGGCAGCTGAAGCCCAGAAACAGCTGAGGAACGTGCAGGGACAGCTTAAG GATGCCCAGCTGCACCTTGATGAAGCCATTAGAGGTCAGGAAGACATGAGGGAGCAGGTTGCTATAGTGGAGCGCAGGAACAACCTGATACTGGCTGAGATCGAGGAGCTGAGAGTCGCACTGGAGCAGACGGAGAGAGGTCGCAAAGTGGCTGAACAGGAGCTGGTTGATGCCAGCGAGCGTGTGGGGCTGCTGCATTCTCAG aataCCAGCCTCATCAACACCAAGAAGAAGTTGGAAGCTGACCTTGTCCAGATCCAAGGTGAAGTGGAAGATTCTGTCCAGGAAGCTAGAAACGCTGAAGAAAAGGCCAAGAAGGCCATCACTGAT GCTGCCATGATggcagaagagctgaagaagGAGCAGGACACCAGTTCTCATttggagaggatgaagaagaaccTGGAGGTGACAGTGAAGGACCTGCAGCATCGCCTTGATGAAGCTGAGAATCTGGCCATGAAGGGCGGCAAGAAGCAGCTCCAGAAACTGGAGGCTAGG ATCCGAGAGCTTGAGTCTGAAGTCGAGGCTGAGCAGAGACGTGGAGCTGAAGCTGTGAAAGGCGTCCGTAAATATGAACGAAGAGTGAAGGAACTGACTTACCAG ACCGAGGAGGACAAGAAGAATATTGCCCGACTTCAGgatctggtggacaaactgCAGCTGAAAGTGAAATCCTACAAGAGGCAGTCTGAGGAAGCT GAGGAGCAGGCCAACACTCACCTGTCCAGGTACAGAAAGGTGCAGCATGAGATGGAGGAAGCTCACGAGCGTGCTGATATCGCAGAGTCTCAGGTCAACAAGCTGAGGGCCAAAAGCCGTGAAATTGGCagg GGAAAGGACGCTAAAGAATGA